Proteins encoded within one genomic window of Pseudalkalibacillus sp. SCS-8:
- the mfd gene encoding transcription-repair coupling factor — MQGLLNYFCDNDDFHSLATGMSEGLREQLVSGLSGSARTLMMACLYQANGRAQLVVTHNLFQAQKLYEDLAGILGEDTVHLYPVNELTSAEIAIASPELKSQRIDVLNRLTDRNTGGIVITPIAGLRRMIPPPTVWKSSHVVFERGTDIDLDRVKGQLIAMGYERSDMITAPGEFSIRGGILDVYPLTETKPLRIELFDTEVDSIRYFDVETQRSEDQLQEIKVGPSEEIILFPEHYQKAAANLELALSRSLQKIKDDGVKDKLTENIGYDIEQLKQQQTFQGMYKYISKYYDSPGSLLDYLPENPVVIMDEISRIQETSSQLEKEEAEWHTALLNQGETVTGLDLSHSYEDLVDREDLVFLYLSLFLRHVPHTNPQNIINMSCKAMQNFHGQLNVLLTEVQRWHKSKDAVVFMAANAERAKRLERVMEDYKIEASIVEGKTPLTPGKNHIMIGDLNGGFELPMKKLVVLTEDEVFTKKTRKARKPQRVSNAERIKSYSELKVGDYVVHVNHGIGKYLGIETLEINGVHKDYLHLKYAGDDKLYVPVEQIDQVQKFVGSEGKEPKVYKLGGSEWKKVKSRVQSSVQDIADDLIKLYAEREATKGYAFSEDAGLQQEFESAFPYQETEDQLRAIEEIKKDMEKERPMDRLLCGDVGYGKTEVAIRAAFKAINDGKQVAFLVPTTILAQQHFETFQERFAEFPITIKTLSRFRTRKEQTETLKGLKAGTVDIVVGTHRLLSKDIQFKDLGLLIIDEEQRFGVTHKEKIKQMKTNVDVLTLTATPIPRTLHMSMLGVRDLSVIETPPENRFPVQTYVVEFSGAVAREAIERELSRGGQVYYLYNKVESIERMAEQISQLVPDARVAYAHGQMRESELESVMIDFLDGNYDVLVSTTIIETGVDIPNVNTLIVHDADKMGLSQLYQLRGRVGRSNRVAYSYFMYQRDKVLTEVAEKRLQAIKEFTELGSGFKIAMRDLSIRGAGNLLGAQQHGFIDSVGFDLYSQMLKEAIEERKGEKPKKKQVELELDLNVDAYIPSSYIEDEKQKIDMYKRFKGISSFDDVLDLHDEMIDRFGDYPEQVQNLFAVARIKLYAAQEKIVKIEQLKNNQVQILTSKETTSHLDGSKLFDIVNKIGRHVNLGMEKEQIKVLVNTRRLSDEQLLKTIEDVLEQFPNAKKETVQA, encoded by the coding sequence ATGCAAGGTTTACTTAATTATTTTTGTGATAATGATGACTTTCATTCGCTTGCAACCGGGATGTCTGAAGGTCTTCGAGAGCAGCTTGTGTCAGGCTTGTCAGGTTCAGCACGAACGTTAATGATGGCATGCTTGTATCAGGCGAATGGTCGTGCTCAGCTTGTTGTCACCCATAACCTTTTCCAGGCACAAAAGCTTTATGAAGACCTGGCTGGGATATTAGGTGAAGACACTGTGCATTTATATCCTGTTAACGAACTGACATCAGCAGAAATTGCGATTGCGAGTCCAGAACTGAAGTCGCAAAGGATCGATGTTCTGAATCGGTTAACTGATCGCAATACGGGTGGCATCGTCATCACCCCGATTGCAGGGTTAAGAAGGATGATCCCGCCTCCAACTGTTTGGAAATCCAGTCATGTTGTTTTTGAAAGAGGGACGGATATCGACCTTGATCGGGTGAAGGGTCAATTGATTGCGATGGGTTATGAGCGGTCTGATATGATTACAGCTCCTGGGGAATTCAGTATTCGCGGAGGGATTCTCGATGTATATCCGCTTACTGAAACCAAACCATTACGAATTGAATTGTTCGACACAGAAGTGGATTCCATCCGGTATTTTGATGTTGAGACACAACGATCAGAGGATCAGCTTCAGGAGATCAAGGTGGGACCTTCCGAAGAAATCATCCTTTTTCCTGAACATTATCAAAAGGCGGCTGCCAATTTAGAGTTGGCTTTATCCCGTTCGCTTCAAAAAATCAAAGATGATGGAGTCAAAGATAAACTGACTGAAAATATCGGTTATGATATCGAGCAGTTGAAGCAACAACAAACATTCCAAGGGATGTATAAGTACATTTCCAAATATTATGACAGCCCTGGTAGTTTACTAGATTATTTACCCGAAAATCCGGTTGTCATCATGGATGAAATCAGTCGAATCCAGGAAACCTCTTCACAGCTTGAGAAAGAAGAGGCGGAGTGGCACACTGCCCTGTTGAACCAGGGGGAAACGGTTACTGGATTGGATTTATCTCATTCTTACGAGGACCTCGTCGATCGTGAAGATCTCGTCTTTTTGTATTTGTCATTATTTTTAAGACATGTGCCCCATACAAACCCTCAAAACATCATTAATATGAGCTGTAAGGCCATGCAGAATTTCCATGGTCAATTAAATGTGCTCCTGACTGAAGTCCAAAGGTGGCACAAAAGCAAGGATGCCGTCGTCTTTATGGCAGCTAATGCGGAGCGAGCCAAGCGCCTGGAGCGTGTTATGGAGGATTATAAAATCGAAGCATCCATTGTTGAAGGGAAAACGCCGCTTACTCCAGGAAAGAACCATATCATGATTGGTGATTTGAACGGCGGTTTCGAGCTTCCGATGAAGAAACTCGTCGTTTTGACTGAGGACGAAGTATTCACAAAGAAAACACGAAAAGCCCGTAAACCACAAAGGGTTTCCAATGCCGAGCGTATCAAGAGCTATTCAGAGTTGAAGGTTGGCGACTATGTCGTCCATGTTAATCATGGAATCGGGAAATACCTCGGGATCGAGACTTTGGAGATCAATGGTGTCCATAAAGATTACCTTCACTTAAAATATGCAGGGGATGACAAGCTTTATGTACCTGTCGAACAGATTGACCAGGTGCAGAAATTCGTTGGTTCTGAAGGGAAGGAACCAAAAGTTTATAAACTTGGCGGAAGTGAATGGAAGAAGGTCAAAAGCAGAGTCCAATCTTCTGTTCAAGATATCGCCGATGACCTGATCAAGCTGTATGCAGAGCGTGAAGCCACAAAGGGATACGCATTCTCCGAGGATGCCGGACTTCAGCAGGAGTTCGAAAGTGCTTTCCCATATCAAGAAACAGAGGATCAATTACGAGCGATCGAGGAAATCAAAAAAGACATGGAAAAAGAACGACCAATGGATCGATTATTATGTGGGGATGTCGGTTACGGAAAAACAGAAGTGGCAATCCGTGCAGCATTCAAAGCCATCAATGATGGAAAACAGGTGGCGTTCCTCGTTCCGACCACGATCCTTGCTCAACAGCACTTTGAGACGTTCCAGGAACGTTTCGCAGAATTCCCGATTACGATCAAGACACTAAGCAGATTCAGAACACGTAAGGAACAGACGGAAACATTGAAGGGTCTGAAAGCTGGGACAGTCGATATCGTTGTCGGGACACACAGGCTTTTGTCAAAGGACATTCAATTCAAGGACCTAGGCCTATTGATTATCGATGAAGAGCAACGTTTCGGGGTCACTCATAAAGAGAAGATCAAACAGATGAAAACGAATGTCGATGTCCTCACCTTGACCGCTACTCCAATACCGAGAACCTTGCATATGTCGATGCTCGGAGTCCGGGACCTTTCCGTTATCGAGACACCGCCGGAGAATCGTTTCCCGGTGCAAACCTATGTGGTCGAGTTCAGCGGGGCGGTTGCTCGTGAAGCGATAGAGCGTGAATTATCGAGGGGTGGGCAAGTCTATTACCTCTATAATAAAGTGGAATCGATTGAACGAATGGCTGAACAGATCTCCCAGCTCGTCCCTGATGCTCGTGTCGCTTACGCTCATGGACAGATGAGGGAAAGTGAGCTGGAGTCGGTCATGATCGATTTCTTGGATGGGAACTATGATGTACTGGTCAGCACGACGATCATTGAAACAGGTGTTGATATCCCGAACGTCAACACGCTTATCGTACATGATGCAGACAAGATGGGACTATCCCAGCTGTACCAGCTCCGTGGACGAGTCGGACGGTCGAACCGCGTCGCATATTCTTATTTCATGTATCAACGTGATAAGGTGTTAACAGAGGTAGCGGAAAAACGCCTTCAAGCCATAAAAGAATTCACGGAATTGGGATCCGGGTTCAAAATCGCGATGCGGGATCTATCCATCCGTGGAGCAGGGAATCTGCTAGGAGCTCAGCAGCATGGTTTCATCGACTCAGTTGGATTTGATTTGTATTCTCAAATGTTGAAAGAGGCGATTGAAGAACGTAAAGGTGAAAAGCCTAAGAAGAAGCAGGTTGAGCTTGAGCTCGATCTGAATGTGGATGCTTACATTCCTTCATCTTATATAGAAGATGAGAAGCAGAAAATCGATATGTACAAACGCTTTAAAGGGATCTCTAGCTTTGATGATGTCTTGGATCTTCATGATGAAATGATCGATCGATTTGGAGATTATCCAGAACAGGTTCAGAATCTTTTCGCTGTTGCCAGAATCAAGCTGTATGCTGCACAAGAGAAAATCGTTAAGATTGAGCAGCTGAAGAATAATCAAGTCCAAATTCTGACTTCGAAGGAAACGACGTCCCATCTAGATGGCAGTAAGCTGTTCGACATCGTCAACAAAATCGGGAGACATGTAAACCTAGGTATGGAAAAGGAACAAATAAAAGTATTGGTCAATACACGAAGGTTGAGTGACGAGCAGCTCTTAAAAACGATTGAAGACGTGCTTGAACAATTCCCAAATGCCAAGAAAGAAACCGTTCAAGCCTGA
- the spoVT gene encoding stage V sporulation protein T — MKATGIVRRIDDLGRVVIPKEIRRTLRIREGDPLEIFVDREGEVILKKYSPISELGDFAQEYAESLYEHTQHIALISDRDAFIAVAGGGKKDYLNKNIGKIIETSMSDRKSVVSSQATSVEVVDGNSESVAHVIAPIVANGDPIGAVVLLCKSDKQIGDVEQKLAETAAGFLAKQMEQ, encoded by the coding sequence ATGAAAGCCACAGGTATCGTACGTCGTATTGACGATCTTGGACGGGTCGTCATTCCAAAGGAAATTCGAAGAACCCTGCGCATTCGTGAGGGAGATCCTCTTGAAATTTTCGTTGACCGTGAAGGGGAAGTCATCCTGAAGAAGTATTCTCCGATAAGTGAGCTTGGAGATTTTGCTCAGGAGTACGCAGAGTCATTGTATGAGCACACCCAGCATATCGCACTCATATCTGACAGAGATGCATTTATTGCGGTAGCAGGTGGGGGAAAGAAGGATTACTTAAATAAAAATATCGGTAAAATCATCGAGACATCAATGAGTGATCGGAAATCGGTCGTTTCCTCTCAAGCTACATCCGTTGAAGTCGTGGATGGGAACAGTGAGTCTGTTGCCCATGTCATTGCTCCTATTGTGGCGAACGGGGATCCGATCGGTGCAGTTGTCTTGCTATGTAAATCGGACAAGCAAATCGGCGATGTCGAACAAAAATTAGCTGAAACAGCCGCAGGCTTTTTAGCAAAACAGATGGAACAGTAA